A genomic window from Nicotiana sylvestris chromosome 11, ASM39365v2, whole genome shotgun sequence includes:
- the LOC138881386 gene encoding uncharacterized protein, with protein sequence MSKIPIMLKSNGNWDNYGRFRDFEVDAIVVDDNASYGILSSTIAEQLSIDISDKIIEIKYIVNENCPPMEIRNDMGVRVYMETKKENKNLGSYPLCISVRDFNMELAINNESTSAGSSGSLNLLEFPSSPAIEEYQSEIITESTQTYIEEGQVYQDKQTVAAAMKNYSVMHKFQFRVKRSSHRSYWLICVAESCKWHFKATSINDSAMFKIRSFSRQHTCCLMDEIFIQRKHTATVFGSMVIPKYCDPKTIYTPKDIQTDMLSEHGLNLSYMQAWRAKEKALQFLRGNLCDSYNKLPKYFYILEKNYPCSVVKLKKAADDCFLYAFVALCTSINGWQHCRPVIVVDGTFLKSAYRGIMLTESTMCSSYIKECTIFPLAYAVVDSENDASWKWFFEQFKEAYGERPSMCVVSDRHESILKATSVVYPGMAHYSCMWHIWTNIRSKFKKGHLQLHELYFATARSYTLDEFNERMLKIEEVDLRVKSYLYDIGYHRWSRVHATVNRTFTMTSNIAESLNVVTKDARELPIFDIFEYMRTLLERWTKEKLSKAKGTFTYLGHKYNKELEDNSTLSQKLRVNC encoded by the exons atgtcaaaaatcccaataaTGCTGAAATCGAATGGTAATTGGGATAACTATGGCAGATTTAGAGATTTTGAAGTTGATGCCATTGTGGTAGATGATAATGCAAGCTACGGAATTCTCAGTTCTACAATTGCAGAACAATTATCGATTGATATATCGgataaaattatagaaatcaaatacattgtgaaCGAGAATTGTCCTCCAATGGAGATTAGGAATGATATGGGGGTTCGTGTGTACATGGAAaccaaaaaggagaataaaaacttaggttcgtatcctttatgtataagcgtaagagatttcaatatggaattggcaATCAACAATGAAAGCACCAGTGCAG GTTCGTCTGGATCCCTAAACTTACTTGAATTTCCATCCTCACCAGCTATAGaggaatatcaaagtgaaataataactgaatCTACGCAAACATATATTGAAGAAGGACAAGTTTATCAGGACAAGCAAACAGTAGCTGCTGCAATGAAGAATTATTCAGTGATGCACAAGTTCCAGTTCAGAGTAAAAAGATCTAGTCATAGAAG CTACTGGCTTATATGTGTTGCTGAAAGCTGTAAATGGCATTTCAAGGCAACGTCAATTAATGATTCGGCAATGTTCAAGATAAGAAGTTTCAGCCGTCAACACACATGCTGCCTAATGGACGAAATATTCATACAGCGCAAACATACTGCAACAGTATTTGGTAGCATGGTCATTCCAAAGTATTGTGATCCTAAGACTATTTACACACCAAAGGACATACAAACTGACATGTTATCCGAACATGGACTGAAcctaagctacatgcaagcatggagagcaaaggaaaaagctttacagtttttgagagggaatctgtgtgactcctacaacaaattacccaaatatttttatattcttgagaagaattatccttgtTCTGTTGTTAAATTGAAGAAGGCAGCAGATGATTGCTTCTTATacgcatttgttgctctttgtacaTCAATAAATGGTTGGCAACATTGTAGGCCGGTAATAGTGGTTGATGGGACATTCTTAAAGTCAGCCTACAGGGGGATTATGCTGACAGAAAGCACCATGTGCAGCAG ttatATAAAAGAAT GTACTATTTTTCCCTTGGCATATGCTGTGGTTGATTCTGAAAACGACGCGTCTTGGAagtggttctttgagcaattcaaggaGGCATATGGTGAAAGACCTTCAATGTGTGTTGTTTCAGATAGGCATGAGAGTATACTGAAGGCAACATCAGTTGTCTATCCGGGCATGGCACACTACTCTTGCATGTGGCATATATGGACAAATAtaaggtcaaaattcaagaagggacatctacaattacatgaattgtactttgctacagcacggtcatacactctggatgaatttaatgaaaggatgttGAAGATTGAAGAGGTAGACCTGCGTGTAAAGTCTTACCTATAtgatattggctatcatagatggtCAAGAGTACATGCAACGGTGAATAGAACTTTTACTATGACGTCAAACATTGCCGAGTCGTTGAATGTTGTAACAAAAGATGCAAGAGAGCTGCCAATATTTGATATATTTGAGTATATGAGGACTCTTCTTGAACGTTGGACAAAAGAAAAGTTATCGAAGGCAAAGGGTACTTTCACATACCTTGGTCACAAATACAACAAAGAATTGGAAGACAACAGTACATTATCTCAGAAACTAAgg GTAAATTGTTGA